Sequence from the Candidatus Binatota bacterium genome:
GTCGGCCGCAAAACGCAGGTCAGCAAGACGCGCCGCTACCTTCTCGTCGCTGGCGACCGCCCAGGGAAAATAGAGCTCGCCGGCGGTCTCGTCCAGGGCGAGCACAGACACACCCTCGGCATGAAAAACCTCGCGACAGCGCTCGACGACGAGCTCAACGAGTTCGTCTATCTTGCGACATTCTGCGAACGCGCGGCCGAGGTCGTACAGCAGCCTGTACCCCTCCGGCCCGTATATGTTTGACGGATCCGGCACGAGTCCCCCCCTCAATAAGAACTCCTGCAATACCCCCTCGCGTCGCGACAGACAACTCCGCCCCAGCAGAAGGGGGCGTAGTCCGATACCCCCTTTCAAGACGGTGCCTGCATTTAAGGCCGTACACTCCGGGGGGATAGCGGACGCCTCCCCCTTTCTGGGTGGTTGACTGAAGGCGGCCCTGTGATAGCTCACACTGAAACGTGTTCTACCCTTGCCACGCGGCTTTTCGGCCATTTAGGGGCGTCCGGGCAGGCACTAGCGCCGCCTCGTAACAGAACGGCAAAGCCAACACCGTGTACCTCGACCTTTCCACAGAACAGAAGGAGCTGCGGCAGCGCATCCGCGACTACTATGCCGACATGTTTACGCCCGAGCTTCGTGCGCGCTGGGAAGCCGAGCGCGAGGAGGCCGGCGGGCCACTGTTTCGCGAATTGGTAGAACGCATGGGTGCCGACGGCTGGCTGGGGGTCGGCTGGCCCACCGAGCACGGCGGCCAGGGCTTCACGCCGCTTGAGCAGTTTATTTTCTGGGACGAGACCTGGCGCGCCCGCGCCCCGCTGCCGGTCATCGCCTGCAACACGGTGGGCCCCACGCTGATGAGCTTCGGCAGCGACGCGCAGAAGGCCGAACTACTGCCGGGCATACGCGAGGGCCGGTTGATGTTTGCCATCGGCTACACCGAGCCCGGCGCGGGCACCGATCTCGCTTCGCTCAAGACCACAGCCGTGCGTGACGGCGACCAGTGGGTGATCAACGGCCAGAAAATCTTCACCACCCACGCGCACGACTGCGACTACCTGTGGATGGCCTGCCGCACCGATCCCGACGCCAAGCCCCACAAGGGCATAAGCATTATACTGGTGCCGGCCGATTCGCCCGGCTTCGAGTTTACGCCCATCAACACCCTGGGAGGCGAGCGCACCAACGCCACCTATTTTGACAACGTGCGCGTACCGCTGGAAAACGTAGTCGGCGAGATCAACCAGGGCTGGAAACTCATCACCACCCAGCTCAACCACGAACGCATCACCCTGGCCTGCCCCGGCCTGTCGGACCGGGTATTCGACGAGGTACGGCAGTGGGCCGTAGACAGCGAGTCACCGTCGGGCGGCTGCATGATAGACGAGCCCTGGGTGCAAACCGCGCTCGCGCGAGTGTACGCCAAGCTGGAAGCCGTAAAGATACTCAACTGGAAGTCCGCCTGGTCGCTGGACCAGGGCCACCCCGACATGGCCGAAGCGTCGGCGGTCAAGGTGCTGGGCACCGAGTTTTTCGTGGAATGCTACCGCCTCTTGCTCGAGATAACCGGGAGCGCGGGCACGCTCAGGGCCGGCGAGGCCGGCTGCCTGTTCGGCGGCCTGCTGGAGCAGGCTTGCCGCGGCGCGACTACGCTCACCTTCGGCGGTGGTGTCAACGAAGTACAGCGCGACATAATCGCCATGGCAGGGCTGCTGCTGCCCAGGGCCCCGCGCCAGATAGTGCCCGCGGTCCGAGCGGCGAAGAGCTGGTAACGATGTCACTTTCGAGAGAAGAGCTGGAAGCAAAACTGCTGGACTACGTGGGTCGCGAGATCGGTCCTCCCGAGCAGGGCCCCTACCCCGTAAACGAAACCATGATACAGCAATGGTGCGAAGCGCTGGGTGACGAAAACCCCGTGTACACCGACGCCTCTGCGGCGGCCTCGTCGGTGCACGGCGGACTGGTAGCGCCACCCACGATGATGCAGACCTGGAGCCTGCGCGGCGTCGAGATGGCCGACCCCGACGCGGGCCGACAAAACCTGCAGACCGAGCTGCACTCCTTGCTGGGCGACGCCGGCTACCCGGCCGTGGTGGCCACCAACTGCGAGCAGGGCTACACGCGTTACCTCAGGCCGGGCGACGAGATCTTCGTGTCCACCACCATCGAGGCCATCTCCGAGCAGAAGGCCACGGCGCTGGGCATAGGCTACTTCATCAACACCCGAGAGGTCTACCGTGACCAGCAGGGTGACGAAGTCGGCTGGCAAACCTTCCGTGTACTCAAGTTTGCGCGGGCCGAGCAGCCGGGTGCGGCGACGTCTGACGGCGCTGCCGACGAAGAATCATCGACCCCCACGCGTCTGCGGCCCCCCATGGGCCACGACAACAAGTGGTGGTGGGACGGCATAGCCGAGGGGCGACTGCTGGTGCAGAAGTGCGCAGGCTGCGGCGAGCTACGCCACCCCCCACGCCCAATGTGCCAGCACTGCCGCTCGCTTGAGTGGGAAGGCATCGAGGCCTCGGGGGAAGGCGAAGTCTACAGCTACGTGGTCATGCACTACCCCAAGTTTCCCGGCTACGAGTACCCGTTTACCTGCGCGCTGGTAGAACTCGCCGAAGGCACACGCATGGTGGCCAACGTGGTGGGCTGCGACCCGGCCAAGGTGCACATAGGAATGAAAGTGCGCGCGAGCATCGAAAACGTCGACGACGAGTTCAAGCTGCCATTCTTCAGACCGATCGACTGAGCAGGATAGAGGACGGCAGCGGCAATGGATTTTGAACTCGACGAAGAACAGCAGGCCGTGCGCGAACTGGCGCGCGGAATACTCGAGAAAGAAGTCGACCACGAGCGCCTGAAACAACTCGAAGCCGCCGGCGAAGACTTTGACCGCGAGTTGTGGGCCACCCTCGCCCGCGCCGGCCTGCTCGGCCTCGCCATACCCGAAGAACACGGCGGCATGGGCTACGGGCTGGTAGAGCTCTGCGTGTTGGCCCAGGAACTGGGCCGCGTCGTGGCACCGGTGCCCGCGCTCGCAACCCTGGCCATGGGGGCCACTGCCATCTCGAGCTTCGGCAGCAACGAACAGAAGAAGAAATGGCTGCCGCGGATCTGCGCAGGAAAGGCCGTGGTGGCCGTAGCCATGGCGCGTGGAGCCTGGACCCGCGAGGGACGCGCGCCACTGACAGCAACGCCCGACCCGAACGGCGGCTGGACACTTTCAGGCGAAGTTTCGCTGGTGCAGGCCGCGGGAATAAGCGACCTGATCCTGGTACCGGCCTGCCTGGCCGGCGGCAATGAAAGCGGCGGCAATGAAAGCGGCGGCAATGAAAGCGGCGGCAGCGCGGCCCTGTTCCTGGTCGACCCCGCTTGCCGGGGCCTGCAGCTCACCGGCGCACGCAGCGCCACCGGTGAGCGTCTTTACACCGTGAGCCTCGACTCGGTGACGGTAGCAGATCAGGACCTGCTCGGCGGCCTGCAGTCACGAGCCTTCGACCGGACGCGCGACTGCGGGCTGGCCGTGAGCTGCGCGTTGCAGACCGGCGTATCAGAAAAGGCCGTTGAAATGACAGCCGCCTACGTTAGCGAACGCCAGCAATTCGGCCGACCCATCGGCAGCTTCCAGGCCGTGCATCACCGCATGGCTGACTGCTACGTCGATCTCGAGTCCATGCGCTGGACGGCGTGGCGGGCGGCCTGGCTGCTGGCCGAGGGACGCGACGCGGCGCGCGAGTTGATGGTGGCCCGCCACTGGTCAGCCGAGGGCGGCGCGAGAATAGCCTCCGCCACGCAACACCTGCACGCGGGTATGGGCGTGGACACCGACTACCCGCTATACC
This genomic interval carries:
- a CDS encoding acyl-CoA dehydrogenase yields the protein MDFELDEEQQAVRELARGILEKEVDHERLKQLEAAGEDFDRELWATLARAGLLGLAIPEEHGGMGYGLVELCVLAQELGRVVAPVPALATLAMGATAISSFGSNEQKKKWLPRICAGKAVVAVAMARGAWTREGRAPLTATPDPNGGWTLSGEVSLVQAAGISDLILVPACLAGGNESGGNESGGNESGGSAALFLVDPACRGLQLTGARSATGERLYTVSLDSVTVADQDLLGGLQSRAFDRTRDCGLAVSCALQTGVSEKAVEMTAAYVSERQQFGRPIGSFQAVHHRMADCYVDLESMRWTAWRAAWLLAEGRDAARELMVARHWSAEGGARIASATQHLHAGMGVDTDYPLYRYFLNSKALELGTGSAAAQLAALGRSLADEATGNERQEKA
- a CDS encoding acyl-CoA dehydrogenase; its protein translation is MYLDLSTEQKELRQRIRDYYADMFTPELRARWEAEREEAGGPLFRELVERMGADGWLGVGWPTEHGGQGFTPLEQFIFWDETWRARAPLPVIACNTVGPTLMSFGSDAQKAELLPGIREGRLMFAIGYTEPGAGTDLASLKTTAVRDGDQWVINGQKIFTTHAHDCDYLWMACRTDPDAKPHKGISIILVPADSPGFEFTPINTLGGERTNATYFDNVRVPLENVVGEINQGWKLITTQLNHERITLACPGLSDRVFDEVRQWAVDSESPSGGCMIDEPWVQTALARVYAKLEAVKILNWKSAWSLDQGHPDMAEASAVKVLGTEFFVECYRLLLEITGSAGTLRAGEAGCLFGGLLEQACRGATTLTFGGGVNEVQRDIIAMAGLLLPRAPRQIVPAVRAAKSW